The following proteins are encoded in a genomic region of Vespa velutina chromosome 23, iVesVel2.1, whole genome shotgun sequence:
- the LOC124956750 gene encoding uncharacterized protein LOC124956750: MKRYKGRSMVRVVASYGRRRRLAEEVPGLYIRRLTLEDPRSAKERSSGSRSRTPPRHICHPAGPYVSSSFFSSRGSSSYRSWQERIRKERPAYLTIVSLELPEAPVPLIESLASGRLNESDVADRSDDKDDILDELLEKVSELGKERARESRGRKLDTFFRERKSRKVGSLECTKEVATLEECTRNILRARQEGENEMPSGEEDFRDVEDCICSEIPGKLRINVRKKTEVTSASSRSPSPVVTHTIRIAMKYHGRAGRCNGEENKETGKKDRRSQGTNGKNIRERTTTSGMIEKGDEFVREEGCCTGVNVALDFTLNCNSVRLTSRDISLKAETRDEGR, translated from the exons atgaaaaggtACAAAGGACGATCGATGGTAAGAGTCGTGGCTTCCTATGGGAGAAGACGTCGATTGGCGGAGGAGGTGCCAGGACTTTACATTCGGCGCCTGACTCTCGAGGATCCTCGGAGCGCGAAGGAACGGTCAAGCGGTTCAAGGTCGCGCACGCCACCGCGCCATATCTGTCATCCCGCCGGTCCATacgtctcctcctccttcttctccagTCGTGGATCTTCCAG TTATAGATCGTGGCAGGAACGAATACGTAAGGAACGACCGGCCTATTTGACGATCGTTTCTCTGGAGCTACCAGAAGCACCGGTACCGTTGATCGAGTCGCTGGCAAGCGGCCGGTTGAACGAGTCAGACGTGGCTGATCGATCCGACGACAAGGACGACATCCTCGACGAACTTTTGGAGAAAGTAAGCGAGCTCGGTAAGGAGAGAGCACGGGAATCTCGCGGGAGAAAGCTCGATACGTTtttcagagaaagaaaaagtcgaaAGGTCGGCTCGTTGGAATGCACGAAGGAAGTTGCCACCCTCGAGGAATGTACGAGAAACATTCTTCGGGCTCGCC aggaaggagagaacgAGATGCCGTCGGGGGAAGAAGACTTTCGAGATGTCGAGGATTGCATCTGTTCCGAAATCCCAGGGAAGTTGCGTATCAACGTAAGAAAGAAGACGGAAGTTACGAGCGCGTCGTCGAGAAGCCCGAGCCCGGTGGTGACCCACACGATAAGAATCGCGATGAAGTATCACGGACGTGCAGGACGATGCAACGGGGAGGAGAACAAGGAGACtggaaaaaaggatagaagatCTCAAGGGACAAACGGAAAGAATATTCGGgagagaacgacgacgagcGGGATGATTGAAAAGGGGGATGAGTTTGTTCGGGAGGAGGGTTGTTGTACCGGTGTGAACGTAGCTTTAGATTTCACGTTGAATTGCAACAGCGTGCGTCTGACGTCTCGTGACATAAGTCTCAAAGCTGAAACGAGGGACGAAGGACGCTGA